In a single window of the Ancylobacter polymorphus genome:
- a CDS encoding YkvA family protein, translating to MSQRADPALDADLLDAAPLGTEREGLSGASAADEARVRAGFWPKLAGALSRIPFAEDAAAAYYCALDTQTPTRVRALLFGALAYFLLPTDAVPDVFVGLGFTDDAAVLATALNLLASHIGADHRTAAKSALARLRAR from the coding sequence ATGAGCCAAAGAGCCGACCCTGCCCTTGATGCCGACCTGCTCGATGCCGCCCCCCTCGGCACGGAGCGCGAGGGGCTCTCCGGCGCCAGCGCGGCGGACGAGGCCCGGGTGCGCGCCGGCTTCTGGCCGAAGCTGGCGGGGGCGCTCTCGCGCATCCCCTTCGCCGAGGACGCGGCCGCCGCCTATTATTGCGCGCTGGACACTCAGACGCCGACGCGGGTGCGGGCGCTGCTGTTCGGCGCGCTCGCCTATTTCCTGCTGCCCACCGATGCGGTCCCGGATGTCTTTGTCGGCCTCGGTTTCACCGACGACGCGGCGGTGCTGGCGACGGCGCTCAATCTGCTCGCCAGCCATATCGGCGCCGATCACCGCACGGCGGCCAAGAGCGCGCTGGCGCGGCTGCGCGCCCGTTGA